The Loxodonta africana isolate mLoxAfr1 chromosome 17, mLoxAfr1.hap2, whole genome shotgun sequence genome contains the following window.
TCAAAATCTTTTTCTACTGAAAggtaatgtagtggttaagagtatgggTTCTAGAGCCaaactgccttttttttcccccagcccGATTTTCATCTCCACTTTACaattagggaaactgaggcagatgAGACCAGGTAACATGCCCAGGGTCATGTCTAGTAAGTGGCAGGGGCAGAATTTGAccccaaactaaaccaaaaacccattgccaagtggattctgactcatttttTGTATAATATCATATTTGAGTGTGTGACTCTTTGGAGCAATACATAAGGATCTACTCTTCTAAGGAAAACTGATGGGAAATGCAGGTCTAGTACACTAAGAAGTGTGTCAGTTCTCTTAAATCCccggaccaaaaaaccaaacccactaggGCCTTCTCTTTAAACCCGGTAGCCCTCCTCCGCTGTGAAGAACTTCATGGTAACCCATGGCCTAAAAAAATCGGTTCTTAGCACAACAGACCAGAGTCCTTCTCCACCGCCAGCAAACGTGCACACAAATTCAAGTTCTTGTCAAGCTGCGAGGTTCATGAAGTTCATAAGTAACTCCTCTGAAAAGATGACCTTTACAAGAAAATCATAGATGACTTGAATTTCAGCCTTATGAATGCTTATAAAATCAATTTCTTTGTGTTTCTTGCATATCTCTCATATTGCTTTAGGTAATTGGAACTGTCTTGAGAAACCTACAGGACAAAACTTCTTCCGTATACAGACAGTCCCCAGGTTGCAAGCATTGTAGTTATAAACAACTCCTACTTGCACTTTAGTGTTAATGTAAATTCGCCCTGACTTTGAAATGATTGCATCAACCCCTACTCACACCAAAGTCTTCATCGCAATCATCTTCACTTGCTGcctgtgcagcttttaaatcactggagaggcttcgagccttttcttgcactaaagtcaGGCTACATGGgaactgtatgcacctgttccaGTTCCAGCTTacttacaaattcaacttaaagacacaggaACGGATCTTGTTTGGAACCTGGGGGCTGCCTGTATACCCAattctatttctggactctcttcACCTTGCTTCATTTAACCCTGGGCAAACCAAACGGTTGACCCTTGCCCTATAAAGCAAATCATTGAATCACCGCAAATGCAAAGTCATCTAGACCTTGATTAGCTTCAGAACAGATTCTTGGATGGAATTACTACATCCTGGATAGATTTTGAAGCCTCTTGTGGTGGACAGGGTCCTTTCAGAAGTGTGGTTAACACAGAGCAGTCTTCTATATCTTCCAGTTTTTCTACGATCCTTATAAGACCTTCTACTTTGTCACAGGGCAGCATCCCGGAGGCGTTGGCCCTGAACTTCTCCTGCAGGTCCTTCTGGCTCAGTGGGTTCCTCCAGTGACCATAGAAGGTACTGGAGCGCTCTGTGAAGGTGGCTCCATCCTTGAGGGTGACACTCACCTCACAGTACAGTGTGTTGAAACTTGGCAGGTTGTCCGGAGGATACTCCAGCTCCACCTTCCTGAGCAGCTGTCTCACCTGTGGCCTGTTTATCTGGCTTTTGTGGAAGGACTGGACAGTGACACCACCATCGAGCAACATGGCACAGGCCACATACTGGAAGGAGTGGCGGGCTTCATGCTCTGAGTCTGGGAAGGGCCTGTTCACATACTGGACGTCTGGAATTCTGAGCACAATTTTCTGGATGTGGTTGACGGGAAGTGGTGCTCTGCCTTTCACAAGGTGCTTCCTCACAGATGCAGCTGCATCTGCCACCCAGTGGGTCGCCAAGTGTGCGGGGAAACGCTTGAAGGCCACGTCCTGCTGGTCCAGCAGCCAAGTGTGGGAATCTAGGCTTGGAAGGACCTTGGGGGAGTAGTTGGCATAGAAGGCCCCAAACCCTGCCTCCATGTCCAAGATCTGCTTGTTTCCTTGGAGACCCAGCATGGCCAGAAAAGCAGCTTCTATCCCATGCCTGGCGGCATTGCCGATGTGGAGGGGCTTGGTCTGAGTGGCAGCATTTGCTATGGGTGCCCCGGCATGGGAAACAGCGATAGCCAGGGCCTCTCGACACTTGGTCCAGCTGAGCCCTAAATACTTGGATGCAGCAGCAGCACTTCCCAAAGTTCCTACCACTGAGGGCGGATGGAATCTGGAAAGCAAAGAAGCAGAGTTGGGAGATTTACAAACTTCATTCACCAAGAGTTAGTGAGTACCGTGGTTAGGAGCACAGGTTCTGAAGCCACAGTGCATGGGCTCAGTGAATATCTGCTCTTCCATtcattaaccagttgccatgagtcagtgccaactcatggcgacaccgaGTGTGTCGGAGTACAACTGTACttacagagttttcagtggctgatttttcaggagtaggtcaccaggcctttctcccgagaacctctgggtgggctcgaacttctaacctttcagttaacagccaagtgtgctaaccatgtgtgccacccagggacttcacaccGTTTAGTAGCTTTGTGATTTGGGGAAAGTTATTCAACTCCTCTGTACCTGTTTTCTCCTATggaaaatggtgataataatagagtctacctcatagggtttggtgaggattaaatgaatccATCAATCATTTTTGCTTGACACATAGTAAATAATTTATAAATGATAAAGTTACAGTTATTGCCAGAGAGGCAAAAGCTGCTGCTGATTGCTGAAGACTCAGGTAAGTAACTGGAAAAATTGAGGACCTTGTAGAAACTGTAAACGTTTACCCAATAGCACAGCCTCCTCTCCTAGCAGGTTGGATGAAGTGGCAAAATAAGTATTAGGCTAAACCGTATAACACTGACAGCATTTGACCGTTTTTGACCTATGGGATGTACAATTACATTTAGGAAATTCCAAATGTTCCTTAGTGAATGTCAGAGTagattctactttgaggatggGATGCTGGACTGACAAAAGTCACCCTGGGATGAGAGTCCCCCACTTATTTCAGGGTCTTGGTTCCTTGATTGGCTCTGTAAACCTAAAGGAAATTATTCATCAACACTTCTGGAATCACACCTTTGTGCATGGATATAGGGCACGAGATCTAATTTGGTAAGCTGACTTATCAGCCAGCACTAATGTTAACACCCCCAACTCAGCCAGCCTCTAAGTCAGAGGGTGTTTCATTCTCCATGGGGCAAATTCTGTCCATACCTCTTTGGTATGTCATTGGCTTCCTTGGAGAAATGCATTAATCGGCCTTGCACTTCAATACCAACACTGAAAGCCAGCAGCAGGTCAAGGCCAGAGAACTTTGGACTTTGAGGTAGGGCTTCTGACAAAGCTGTGAGGACAGGAAGGACAGCTCCGGAAGGGTGGGTGGCAGGGTGCCATGTGTCATCAAAATCCATCGAGTGAATCTGTGTAATCAAACACACAATCAGAGCAAAATGTACTGAATGCAATGGCTTTTGGGTCCATAAGAATTTAGCTTAGCAATAACCTTATGTCATGTGAAGTTTTTATATCTGACTCTCTGAAAATAAAACTCATGAACTAGCACTAATTCTTAATTACATGGTTAAGCAGTGGGGCAGCCAGTCTCTCTGACAGGAGGTAGGCACGACCTTGGAGAGCATCTTGTGAACCCCAAGGAGGCTGGGTCTTGCTCAAGTGATTAAAGCTGTCATTGCAACAGACTCTGGGAAGATGTTAATTAACCAATTGTGCTTAGATCAACTCTGACTGATGGCGACCCtgtatgtgtcaaagtagaacagtgctccatcgGATTTTCGATGGCTcagtttttgggaagtagatcaccaggcttttcttctgaggtgcatcggtatggactcaaacatccaaccttttggtttatagcaagcacgttaactgtttgcaccacccagcaactGCAGAAAGATGTTATCGCCCTTAAAAACAAAGCTGGAATCACGTGGCTACTCCTCCTTCCCCCCACTCTATAAACAAGTCACACTGAAAGTTTAATGCCCTTAATTCCATACTGggctatatatttttataactttttattttgaaataccttcaaagTTATGGAAAAATTGCAAAATAGTGTAAGAAACCTGAACCTAGGTTAACTGTTAAGCTGTATTTTTAAATCATGATTTTTGGCTATAAGGTTTTAATTCCTCATTCATTTCCATTTTTTGAAATAGCTAGTAATAACcagaagtttattttaaaatagatttttatgTCTACTTGATGCAACTGGTACATTTCCCACTGATGACTGAACGTTTACTACTGGATGCGCCACTGGGTTTGACTTTCAGTATTCTGAGCTTCTGTCCTCATAACCATAAAAATGTCTCAGAAACCCCAACATGTTCATGGCCAGATTATGCCTTGTAGACTGCCCCCAACACACAGAAAAGCATAAAAATCTTCTGTCAGATTAGGAGTACTGATTTTTGGTTTAGAAAATATAGACATCTATGGCCATCCTAAATATAGAGTATTAAATCTAAGATAAATatctgttcaatgaatgaatagaaTGTCACTAAATAGTAACTGGTCACTGTGGCAGTGGCTACCAACAGAAGGAGAACGCACTACTGTGGGAATTGAGATAAGAGTGCGGGTATTGGGTTTTATATCCTTTGCTGTGTATCTCTATCTATCACCTGTCTGCCTATCTAACTACCTATCTCTGTCTATCTTCAAGGTTTAGAGTTGGGATATCTTGGGGTTATTTTTATCTAAATTTTTCCATTCTATTTCCCTTACTTCACCATTTGTTTCAAAAGCATCCATTCACTATAAAAGCATAAAACCTGAAATTACTGCCTATGAGAGAGAGTAGGCTGCTTCATCTCTCTGAACATCAGTGATCTCCTCTGTAAAGCCTGGAAGTTGGGTTATTTCAGACATATTTCCTGGCTCTGAAAATCGTATGATTATCTAATAGTTGAAGACATGAAAACCGCCTTACAGCGACACCATTAACGAAAGCAGCATATGTGGGCGGAAGTCTGAAGTCTGGCTGGCCCCAAACAGTGCTGGATATGTTGGAAGAGTAGATCTGGaacaaaagaataataataagtGACACAGAGGGTGAACACCACATGCTACGTTGCAATTTCAAGAGCCGTTCTTCATCTTAGGCATTTATTAATAAGCCTTATTTTAACCCCTTGTATTAGATTCAAGCCTTAATCATTGGAGCCTTCTCTTCCTTGTAGAGGAATCCACAGTGCTCCCACAGAAGCGAGAGGACACGCAGTGGCTTAGTCCTGGATCCTGATACAGAAGTTCACCGGGACAGAGCCTGAATGCCTACATTTCTGACTTACCCCCTCTTtggtggtggggggtggtggGGAAGGCAGACTAACAGTTACGCCAAGGACATTCTCTGGAGTGCATGCCCGCTCTCTGCTCAGAGTGCTCCACCTGCCTTTTCTCCAGAGAATCTTGAAGCCTCTGCATGAATGGTCTAGGGTAGGTGCTATTGCTTCTGAGACTCTTCAGTGAAAATGTGTTTTtagtcataataataataaactgagATATTAATAGTGTGTGGTCTTAAGACAGTGACTTAGTTAAGGATACAGATGAATATTGAATCTAAGATCATAAAGCATGAGACTGTATACAACAATGCTATATTTACCAAGTaaaccccccctccaaaaaaaaaaaaaatccattgctgttcagtcaattctgactcatagcaaccctatagggcagagtagaactgccccttagggtttccaaggagcagctggtggattgaaacacctacctttgggttagcagccaagctctttaaccactgtaccaccaggtcgcCTATATACCAAGTACTATGTATAACATAAAGAGTAAAGTAAATAGAACACATGCACACATCGCTGCATAGACTCTTGGGGGTTCAGGCAAGTGTGCGTACTCAGCTGTAAGGTAGATCTGGAGTATCTTACTTTGCTGTATTGGCCGGCTTTGTAGAACACCTCTGTACTGGTTCCCAGGAGTCCAACGCCCAGAGTATCCAGAATCATCCTCTTGCTCCTCTGAATAACACGGTCTGTCAGGTGTTCCACTTTCAAGCCATGGATCATTTTGGCAAAGCTTTCTGTGACAGACTTTAAAGGGAAGGGTGTCAGGAGAACAGACTACCACTCCACTTGATATTTGCACACTTCCTTACTGTAAGAGAACTTAAGGTATTTTTGCATGAAGAGTTTTACTCCAGTAGAAGA
Protein-coding sequences here:
- the ACOD1 gene encoding LOW QUALITY PROTEIN: cis-aconitate decarboxylase (The sequence of the model RefSeq protein was modified relative to this genomic sequence to represent the inferred CDS: deleted 2 bases in 1 codon) — protein: MLLKSVTESFAKMIHGLKVEHLTDRVIQRSKRMILDTLGVGLLGTSTEVFYKAGQYSKIYSSNISSTVWGQPDFRLPPTYAAFVNGVAIHSMDFDDTWHPATHPSGAVLPVLTALSEALPQSPKFSGLDLLLAFSVGIEVQGRLMHFSKEANDIPKRFHPPSVVGTLGSAAAASKYLGLSWTKCREALAIAVSHAGAPIANAATQTKPLHIGNAARHGIEAAFLAMLGLQGNKQILDMEAGFGAFYANYSPKVLPSLDSHTWLLDQQDVAFKRFPAHLATHWVADAAASVRKHLVKGRAPLPVNHIQKIVLRIPDVQYVNRPFPDSEHEARHSFQYVACAMLLDGGVTVQSFHKSQINRPQVRQLLRKVELEYPPDNLPSFNTLYCEVSVTLKDGATFTERSSTFYGHWRNPLSQKDLQEKFRANASGMLPCDKVEGLIRIVEKLEDIEDCSVLTTLLKGPCPPQEASKSPGCSNSIQESVLKLIKV